A stretch of DNA from bacterium:
ACCGGGGACGGGACTTTCCCTTCCTCTTCGAAAGTCTCTGGACCTCCCGAAGGAGCTTCCGGTTGAGGATGTTCTGCAGGGGCTCGGCCTGGTGCCCCCAGTCCCGGAACAGGTAGGTCGGGCCGATCTCCCAGACGTGTACGATCCCGAGCCTTGACCGGAATCGGGAGGCCAGCGCCTCCGCAAAATGCAGGGCCGCCCGGCTCGGGGCCGAATAGTCGTAGAGGGAGAGGATTTTTCCGAATTTCATGGTTCAGCCTCCATCCATTCCGTCGCGACCTTTTTCCGGTACGGGGCCGCCTTCGACGGGCAGACGCTTAATACGGAACAGGGGGCGTAGCGCACGACCTGTTCGGCGACGCTCCCCAAGAAAAATCGCCCGACACCGGCGCGGCCGTGCGTCGGCATGAGGATGAAATCCGACTGGAACTCCTCGGCGGCGTGACCGATCTCCGCCGCCACGGGGCCGGACGCGAGATGCGGGGTCAGGCCGAGCGCCGGATACCGTGCGGCGAGGGCCTTCAGCGCGTCGAGGGCCTTCCGTTTCAGGACGCGCTCGTCGACGGGGGAATAGCCGGCGAAGGCCTCGGGAAACGCCTCCATCAGATCGGGGGAGGAGAGGACGCTCAAGAGGTCGACCCGGAAGGGGAGGGTCTCGCGGAGCCGGGTGGCCAATGCGAGGGCCTCGTCGGGCGGCTCCGCGACATCCGCCGGTATCAGCACCGCCTGCGGGGGCCATTGGGGGGCCTTTCGCGCGACAAAGACCGGCGACGGGGAATGGCGCACGACCTTTTCGGCGACGCTCCCCAAGAAGGCCCGGGAGAGGCCCTTGCGCCCGTGCGTTCCGACGAAGACGAGATCCGGCGAGCCGTCGAGGATCCTCTTGAGGATGATCGCGAGGGGACGTCCCGTCGCGATGACGACCTCCAGGCCGCCGAGTCTTCCTTCCGGCGCGCCGACCGAGCAGGCCCGCAGGTCCTTGTCGATCTCCGTCCGGATGAGGCGGGTCAGTTCCGTCAGTTGGTTCTCCGCGGGGCCCGTCCCGGAGACGCCCGGCGGAGGTCCGACGGGGGGGATCACCGAAAGGACGGTCAGCCGGGAGCGGAATTGCTCCCCGAATCGCAGGGCCCATTGCAGGGCCCTTCTCGAGGACTCCGACAGGTCATGGAGGGCCAGCAGCGACCGGAACATGGTCCCTCCTCGGTTTGAGGATCATTTTTGAAACCTACCGCGTTTCCCCCGGGTCGGCTGTGACGAATATCATGTGGAGGCCTTTCGTAACTTCTCGCTTTGGGCTCCGCATCCATCTGTGATATAAAGCCGCTTACATAGGAGGACGTTTTTTAAGTCCGGGCGTTGCAGTACCCTTTCTCCCTCGTAGTTCCGTCTGGGTCCCACCGGAAGTAAAAGCGTTGTAACAAGTGAAAACTACTCATGATTCTCCCATATGGGAGGAGGATATCCTCAACCCTTATTTGAAGGAGATGGGGGCGACGGCCCTGCTCACGCGCGAGGAGGAGGTCACCCTCTCCAAGCGGATGGAGGAGGGGCTCGCGCGGCTTCAGCGTCTCAGGGCGCAGCGACGGCGCTCGCCGAAGCGGAGCCTCGCGCGGAAGCTCGGCTGCGAGATCCGGAGGATCGAGGCCGACGTCGAAGAGGCCAAGCAGCGGATGATCCAGGCCAATCTCCGCCTCGTGGTCAGCGTCGCGAAAAGATACTCCCGGTGCGGGATGCCGCTGCCCGACCTGATTCAGGAGGGGAACATCGGCCTCATGCGGGCGGTGGAAAAATTCGATTACCGGCTCGGGAACCGGTTCGCGACGTACGCCGTTTGGTGGATCCGGCAGTCGATCACGCGGTCCCTCTCGGACCGGTCGCGGACCATCCGGATCCCCGTCCACATCATCGCGGAGCAGTCCAAGCTCGCCCGGACGTCCCGGACCCTGTTTCACACGCTGGGCCGGGATCCGACGCCCGAGGAGTGCGCGGAGGAAATGAGGACGAGCGCGGAACGGGTGGAGACCCTCTCCCAGATGGTGAGCCAGCCCGTGTCACTCGAGAAGCCCGTCGGCGAGGACGGGGACGCGCTCTTGGGCGACTTCGTCGCGGATCAAAGGACCCCCACGCCGGGCGATGCGGTGATGCAGCAGCACGTCTCCGAGCAAATCCTCAAGGCCCTGGCGACCCTGACCCCGCGCGAGGAAAAGATCCTGCGGATGCGGTTCGGCATCGGGGAACCCTCGGAGCACACGCTGGAGGAGGTCGGACGCACGTTCCGCGTGACGCGGGAACGCGTGCGGCAGATCGAGGAGAAGGCCCTGAAGAAACTCAGCCGGGGCTTCCGGGGTCAGAGGCTCAAGGAAGTCATGGAGTGATTTCGAAGGCCCGCCTAGAACCAGGCGTCGGAGAACGGATCGGGGGACGGTTCGGTCCCGTGCGTCCCGGGTTTCTTTCGCGAGCAGATGGACCTTAACGTGTCGACGATCGCCTTCGCCGGAAGATCCTTTCCCGCGTGAATGGCGAAGTCGTCCATCGAGACGATGCCGGCCAGACGGCCGTTGGCGTCGACGACCACCAGTCTCCGCACCCGATGATGCGCCATGGTCTGGAGGGCCTTTTTGACGGCTTCCTCCGGCCGGCAGGTGAAAAGCGCCCCGGTCATGACGTCCCCCGCCGTGATTTCCGCCGCCTTGAGGGGCCGGGTGGCCGTCGCCATGCAAATGTCGCGGTCGGTGATCACGCCGACCGCCCTGCCGTCCGGCTCGACGACCGGCACGACGCCGCAGTCGTTGTGCCACATGATCATCGCCGCCTCGGCCAGATTGGTGGACCGGCCGCAGGTGCGAA
This window harbors:
- a CDS encoding CBS domain-containing protein, whose amino-acid sequence is MKVQDIMTRTVRTCGRSTNLAEAAMIMWHNDCGVVPVVEPDGRAVGVITDRDICMATATRPLKAAEITAGDVMTGALFTCRPEEAVKKALQTMAHHRVRRLVVVDANGRLAGIVSMDDFAIHAGKDLPAKAIVDTLRSICSRKKPGTHGTEPSPDPFSDAWF
- a CDS encoding universal stress protein — its product is MFRSLLALHDLSESSRRALQWALRFGEQFRSRLTVLSVIPPVGPPPGVSGTGPAENQLTELTRLIRTEIDKDLRACSVGAPEGRLGGLEVVIATGRPLAIILKRILDGSPDLVFVGTHGRKGLSRAFLGSVAEKVVRHSPSPVFVARKAPQWPPQAVLIPADVAEPPDEALALATRLRETLPFRVDLLSVLSSPDLMEAFPEAFAGYSPVDERVLKRKALDALKALAARYPALGLTPHLASGPVAAEIGHAAEEFQSDFILMPTHGRAGVGRFFLGSVAEQVVRYAPCSVLSVCPSKAAPYRKKVATEWMEAEP
- a CDS encoding sigma-70 family RNA polymerase sigma factor; the protein is MKTTHDSPIWEEDILNPYLKEMGATALLTREEEVTLSKRMEEGLARLQRLRAQRRRSPKRSLARKLGCEIRRIEADVEEAKQRMIQANLRLVVSVAKRYSRCGMPLPDLIQEGNIGLMRAVEKFDYRLGNRFATYAVWWIRQSITRSLSDRSRTIRIPVHIIAEQSKLARTSRTLFHTLGRDPTPEECAEEMRTSAERVETLSQMVSQPVSLEKPVGEDGDALLGDFVADQRTPTPGDAVMQQHVSEQILKALATLTPREEKILRMRFGIGEPSEHTLEEVGRTFRVTRERVRQIEEKALKKLSRGFRGQRLKEVME